The Marinilongibacter aquaticus genome has a window encoding:
- a CDS encoding sodium:solute symporter family transporter has protein sequence MSLNAIQWLLMLGLSGLMFALSPWAKSANDFFRGSRNEKEPSLFMLTGSLVISWLFAKSITNAADLGQQFGLVGTVAYAAYYCSFFVAAYIIYALRTKGGFKSIHHFLETRYGRGALFLFSLIIAFRLMNEIWSNSIVIGQYFGPQGSREYYLAILVFTVLTLAYTMKGGFRSSLFTDMLQMMLFVVLLVFVLSFVLPSAPGGVKTLVSSGSWKLDQGVNLLLVAFLQSISYPFHDPVMTDRGFISEPVKARKAFLAAGFIGIACILLFGFVGILGKVNGLGTPVVAEVSKLFGTSMMLAINLIMLASAASTIDSTFASSTKLVHLDILKGRNLNVGSGRITMAILALLGTLPVFFNPAVLSATTISGTMVLGLAPVFIFWYIDAPKISFYLAVGSGLLAGICLVFFPLPSTWLLSKGKYADLLTMNVWGTLIAFAGFLVPYYILKRKV, from the coding sequence ATGTCTTTAAATGCAATTCAGTGGCTTTTGATGCTTGGCCTTTCGGGCTTGATGTTCGCTCTGTCGCCATGGGCCAAATCGGCAAACGATTTTTTCAGAGGAAGCCGAAACGAAAAGGAGCCGAGCCTTTTTATGCTCACGGGCAGCTTGGTAATTTCATGGCTTTTTGCCAAATCCATAACCAACGCGGCAGATCTGGGGCAGCAGTTTGGGCTGGTGGGCACAGTGGCCTATGCGGCCTATTACTGTTCTTTCTTTGTGGCGGCGTATATTATTTACGCCCTTCGCACAAAAGGCGGTTTCAAGAGTATTCATCATTTTTTAGAAACCCGTTACGGGCGTGGGGCACTTTTCCTTTTTTCGCTGATTATCGCTTTTCGTCTGATGAACGAAATTTGGTCGAACAGCATAGTCATCGGGCAGTATTTCGGCCCGCAAGGGTCTCGAGAATATTACTTGGCCATTTTGGTTTTCACCGTGCTCACTTTGGCGTACACGATGAAGGGAGGCTTTCGCAGTTCACTTTTTACCGATATGCTGCAAATGATGCTTTTCGTGGTTTTGCTGGTGTTTGTGCTTTCGTTCGTTTTGCCCTCTGCTCCGGGTGGGGTCAAGACTTTGGTTTCGAGTGGGTCATGGAAGTTGGATCAAGGTGTAAATCTTCTTTTGGTAGCTTTTTTGCAGTCGATTAGTTACCCTTTTCATGATCCCGTGATGACAGACCGCGGTTTTATTTCCGAGCCGGTAAAGGCGAGAAAGGCCTTTCTCGCGGCTGGATTTATCGGAATCGCCTGCATTTTACTTTTTGGTTTTGTAGGGATTTTGGGCAAAGTGAATGGCCTGGGCACGCCAGTTGTGGCCGAGGTTTCCAAACTTTTTGGGACGAGTATGATGTTGGCCATCAATTTGATCATGCTGGCTTCTGCCGCTTCAACCATCGATTCTACCTTTGCCTCGAGCACCAAATTGGTGCATTTGGATATTCTAAAAGGGAGAAACCTCAATGTCGGCTCAGGAAGAATCACCATGGCCATATTGGCTTTGTTGGGCACTTTGCCCGTGTTTTTCAATCCTGCCGTGCTTTCGGCCACAACCATTAGTGGCACGATGGTACTGGGTTTGGCTCCGGTTTTTATTTTCTGGTACATAGATGCTCCCAAAATTTCCTTTTATTTGGCTGTAGGCAGCGGCCTTTTGGCCGGTATTTGTTTGGTCTTTTTCCCTTTGCCATCCACATGGCTTTTGAGCAAGGGTAAATACGCCGACCTGCTGACCATGAATGTGTGGGGTACTTTGATCGCTTTTGCTGGTTTTCTCGTACCTTACTATATTCTAAAAAGGAAAGTGTGA